One window from the genome of Gammaproteobacteria bacterium encodes:
- a CDS encoding M56 family metallopeptidase: MTAWLLTFLIHSTLWCGAAWLGLRLFPRTRARLRETIWYTALAASLITPTVHSLTSWDSAVWRLSMPTAIAGEERHSEGESGHRDGVASVFSPSGEEAHSAEIALPAGWADSAGTLWVVFAGGLLAYYLLRLGKLRHRLGDREPVMDPRASRALAALSLRAALAPAPLLTESDNLGSAIALGAGTGREICVPVRALHELDEEELRALLGHEVAHHLRRDPIRLGILNVLQAVFFFQPLFRLAVREVRFAAEELCDDWAASQVDDRFAMASCLAEVAGWVVGRDRRTPVPCIGRRRSQLERRVRRLMAGHSSPRASSSPWRRMSAVGLLILAPSFAPALAPAPEAPHEDQQAVEGARSEEHEQPREHRSAESLEHDKDNNQHDINEGETHD; this comes from the coding sequence ATGACGGCGTGGCTGCTTACGTTCCTCATCCACAGCACGCTTTGGTGCGGCGCCGCCTGGCTGGGCCTGCGTCTCTTCCCCCGGACGCGTGCGCGGCTGAGGGAAACGATCTGGTACACGGCGCTCGCCGCCAGCCTGATCACTCCGACGGTCCACTCCCTGACCTCGTGGGATTCCGCGGTCTGGCGGCTCTCCATGCCCACCGCCATCGCCGGGGAGGAGCGTCACTCCGAGGGCGAATCAGGCCACCGGGACGGCGTGGCGTCCGTCTTCTCGCCGTCGGGCGAAGAAGCACACAGCGCCGAGATTGCGCTCCCGGCGGGCTGGGCCGACTCCGCGGGCACCCTTTGGGTTGTGTTCGCCGGGGGACTGCTCGCCTACTACCTGCTTCGATTGGGGAAACTGCGGCACCGCCTGGGCGACCGTGAGCCGGTGATGGACCCGCGGGCCTCGCGCGCGCTGGCCGCACTCAGCCTCAGGGCGGCACTGGCGCCCGCGCCCCTTCTAACGGAAAGCGACAACCTGGGCTCGGCCATCGCGCTGGGCGCAGGGACCGGCCGCGAGATCTGCGTGCCCGTGCGCGCGCTCCATGAACTGGACGAAGAAGAGCTCCGTGCACTTCTGGGCCACGAGGTCGCGCACCATCTGCGCCGCGACCCGATCCGGTTGGGCATCCTGAACGTCCTCCAGGCGGTTTTCTTCTTCCAGCCGCTTTTCCGGCTTGCCGTGCGCGAAGTGCGATTCGCCGCCGAAGAGCTGTGCGACGACTGGGCGGCCAGTCAGGTCGACGACCGCTTCGCGATGGCGAGTTGCCTGGCCGAGGTGGCCGGATGGGTGGTCGGGAGGGACCGGCGCACCCCGGTTCCGTGCATCGGCAGGCGTCGCTCACAGCTGGAGCGGCGCGTTCGGAGGCTCATGGCCGGACACAGTTCGCCCCGGGCGTCGTCGTCCCCCTGGCGGCGAATGAGCGCGGTGGGCCTTCTGATCCTCGCCCCGTCGTTCGCGCCGGCGCTGGCACCCGCACCGGAAGCGCCCCATGAGGACCAGCAGGCCGTCGAAGGCGCGCGATCGGAGGAACACGAGCAGCCGCGGGAGCACAGGTCTGCCGAAAGCCTCGAACACGACAAGGACAACAACCAACACGACATAAACGAAGGAGAGACTCATGACTAG
- a CDS encoding BlaI/MecI/CopY family transcriptional regulator, with the protein MKRKRQLGDLQLAIMRVLWERGEAPAIEVHQALFEERRLAVTTIKTMLRKLEEYGCVEHRTKGRQFIYRPAIAEADVRRSMVGDLVTRLFSGDSTALVNHLVRSGEIDPDDLDDLRAMVSSKRKGESK; encoded by the coding sequence ATGAAGCGGAAGCGGCAACTGGGGGACCTGCAACTCGCCATCATGCGTGTGCTCTGGGAGCGAGGCGAAGCCCCCGCCATCGAGGTGCACCAGGCGCTATTTGAAGAGCGGCGCCTCGCCGTCACGACCATCAAGACGATGCTGCGCAAGCTGGAGGAGTACGGGTGCGTGGAGCATCGAACGAAGGGACGGCAGTTCATCTACCGGCCCGCGATCGCCGAGGCGGATGTCCGCAGGAGCATGGTGGGCGATCTCGTGACGCGGTTGTTCTCCGGTGACAGCACGGCACTGGTCAACCATCTGGTCCGGTCCGGCGAGATCGACCCGGACGACCTGGACGATCTGAGAGCGATGGTGTCCAGCAAGCGGAAGGGGGAATCGAAATGA
- a CDS encoding carboxypeptidase-like regulatory domain-containing protein, which yields MRLRNYLLRLAIIVLAAPAAAQQPDLPGALLQGVVYDVQTGDAIASATVSFSSLQQFISSDSAGVFSVRGLRPGGHIVTVTRIGYERRDLPINLTGDGNNFIEIALTPSPILLDSLTVVAPDRVAVRGVVYDMVSGTAIPGAAVFVESENHGTLADSLGSFVAADVPPGPQLITVKQIGYHDKVIAFTATGRPDDLVEIPLVPKPFMLDGITAVASNIETMEDRMRSRRGDASVGRGLIRAYDREALLASGAATGLDFVDDHTIVRMRPCPAGEFTFFSIGRGGFVRAPWVYIDEIWQPEGLAALQRYSTSELYSVEVYFSGSEIRGYTYQFMERTARKPQALIPVLLWRWGRRPPH from the coding sequence ATGCGGTTACGCAATTATCTCCTCCGGCTCGCCATCATCGTCCTCGCCGCGCCGGCGGCGGCGCAGCAGCCCGATCTTCCCGGGGCCCTGCTTCAGGGCGTTGTCTACGATGTGCAAACCGGGGATGCCATCGCCAGCGCGACCGTGTCTTTCAGCTCGCTGCAGCAGTTCATCTCTTCGGATTCCGCAGGCGTCTTCTCGGTCCGCGGTCTTCGGCCGGGCGGCCACATCGTCACCGTGACCCGGATCGGCTACGAACGGCGGGACTTGCCGATCAACCTGACGGGCGACGGCAACAACTTCATCGAGATCGCGCTGACCCCCAGCCCGATCCTGCTGGACAGCCTCACGGTCGTCGCGCCCGACCGTGTCGCGGTCCGCGGCGTCGTCTACGACATGGTGAGCGGCACCGCCATCCCCGGCGCCGCCGTCTTCGTTGAATCGGAGAACCACGGAACCCTGGCGGACTCGCTGGGCTCCTTCGTCGCCGCCGATGTGCCGCCGGGACCCCAGTTGATCACGGTCAAGCAGATCGGCTACCACGACAAGGTGATCGCCTTCACCGCGACCGGCCGCCCCGACGACCTGGTGGAGATACCTCTGGTGCCCAAACCGTTCATGCTGGACGGGATCACGGCGGTCGCGAGCAACATCGAGACCATGGAAGACCGCATGCGGTCGCGGCGAGGCGACGCCTCGGTCGGCCGCGGGCTCATCCGCGCCTACGACCGAGAGGCACTGCTCGCTTCCGGTGCCGCCACTGGTCTCGATTTCGTCGACGACCACACCATCGTTCGGATGAGGCCCTGCCCCGCGGGTGAGTTCACGTTCTTCTCCATCGGGAGAGGCGGGTTCGTGCGGGCGCCATGGGTCTACATCGATGAAATCTGGCAACCGGAAGGGCTCGCCGCGTTGCAAAGGTATTCAACATCTGAACTGTACTCGGTTGAAGTCTATTTCTCCGGCTCGGAGATTCGCGGCTACACCTACCAGTTCATGGAGCGTACCGCGCGCAAGCCGCAGGCTCTGATTCCGGTGCTCCTCTGGCGCTGGGGCCGCCGACCTCCGCACTGA
- a CDS encoding 6-bladed beta-propeller, giving the protein MSIATIPNLHALDLPELGLTLLHSTLEGLDLVEVVGAVLLPDSSLVIADKASPNLTFLHPDGSLRARVGRAGEGPGEYTEISRIGLTRDGSLFAYDRALRRFTFLDREGGVIGVQRSGCTAATGEVVPLADVNGQGFIGVLETRPDLPPGVQRGPLFLVACAGIEESLDTLGEWAGKERHVAPNQWTAVGFGRSALYDGRGGRTVVGANDSLDLTLYEGSAVRTRVRGGSSLRRVTPAEREEWTSLYLEMFPEIVRADRRRRLEQSEIRDAYPAFGSIKVDADGGMWIGDYAKLSDDRRLWTVLGEDGTPVASIHLPVFRPDWLQIREGSITGRALVEWEVTIPSPVHELLDIADDRIVVLRKDELGREFVEVYEVEMPGEGQ; this is encoded by the coding sequence GTGAGCATTGCCACAATCCCCAACCTGCATGCCCTCGACCTTCCCGAACTCGGCCTGACGCTGCTTCACTCCACGCTCGAAGGTCTTGACCTGGTCGAGGTGGTGGGCGCGGTTCTGCTGCCTGATTCGTCGTTGGTTATCGCCGACAAGGCTTCGCCCAACCTCACCTTCCTGCATCCGGACGGGAGTCTGCGGGCGCGCGTGGGCCGGGCGGGAGAGGGTCCTGGCGAGTACACCGAGATCTCGCGGATCGGGCTCACCCGCGACGGATCGCTGTTCGCTTACGACCGAGCCTTGCGGCGGTTTACGTTCCTCGATCGGGAGGGCGGCGTCATTGGGGTCCAGCGAAGCGGATGCACGGCCGCGACGGGAGAAGTCGTTCCTCTGGCCGATGTGAATGGGCAAGGCTTCATCGGCGTCCTCGAAACCAGGCCCGATCTCCCGCCGGGCGTGCAACGCGGTCCGCTGTTCCTGGTGGCCTGTGCCGGCATCGAGGAATCACTCGATACCCTGGGCGAGTGGGCGGGCAAGGAGCGCCACGTCGCACCGAATCAGTGGACCGCCGTCGGGTTCGGTCGCTCAGCGCTGTACGATGGACGTGGAGGCCGTACCGTCGTCGGTGCGAACGACTCGTTGGACCTGACGCTGTACGAGGGATCGGCCGTGCGCACCAGGGTCCGCGGTGGCTCTTCCCTGCGGCGAGTAACCCCGGCGGAACGCGAGGAATGGACCAGTCTGTACCTGGAGATGTTCCCCGAGATCGTTCGGGCTGACCGGCGGAGGCGCCTGGAGCAATCGGAAATACGGGACGCGTATCCGGCGTTCGGGTCCATCAAGGTGGATGCCGACGGCGGGATGTGGATCGGAGACTATGCGAAGCTATCGGATGATCGGCGGCTTTGGACGGTTCTCGGCGAGGACGGAACGCCGGTCGCCTCGATCCATCTTCCGGTCTTCCGTCCGGATTGGCTGCAGATCCGTGAAGGCTCCATCACCGGCAGGGCGCTGGTCGAGTGGGAAGTCACCATCCCGAGCCCGGTCCACGAGTTGCTGGACATCGCCGATGATCGCATCGTGGTGCTGCGCAAGGATGAGCTGGGCCGCGAGTTTGTCGAGGTATACGAAGTCGAGATGCCCGGGGAGGGACAATAG
- a CDS encoding TonB family protein — protein sequence MSDNGSVQVQEGAPLETANDRFKKSFDTWFWGSVLVATVVHFVMFMFWPSMTAADVSFDSEELVAIELPPEIEIPPPPQAISRPATPVIAAADISEDITIAPTTFEDNPVEELPPPPDEEAVDISAAPSFTPYTVRPDLMNQPEVERALEREYPPILRDNGIGGRVTVHFFIDEEGIVQNTLVAETSGHSSLDEAALRVANVFRFTPALNLDKVVPVWISLPITFQTR from the coding sequence ATGAGCGACAACGGATCTGTGCAGGTGCAGGAAGGCGCGCCGCTGGAGACGGCGAACGACCGCTTCAAGAAGTCGTTCGACACATGGTTCTGGGGATCGGTTCTGGTCGCGACCGTGGTCCACTTCGTGATGTTCATGTTCTGGCCGAGCATGACCGCGGCGGACGTCTCGTTCGATTCCGAGGAGCTGGTGGCGATCGAACTCCCGCCCGAGATCGAGATTCCCCCGCCGCCCCAGGCGATCAGCCGGCCCGCGACCCCCGTGATCGCCGCGGCCGACATCAGCGAGGACATCACCATCGCGCCGACCACCTTCGAGGACAATCCGGTCGAAGAGCTGCCACCTCCTCCCGACGAGGAGGCGGTCGACATCTCGGCGGCGCCGTCGTTTACCCCCTACACGGTCCGCCCCGACCTCATGAACCAGCCTGAAGTGGAGCGTGCGCTGGAGCGGGAGTATCCCCCGATCCTGCGTGACAACGGCATCGGCGGGAGGGTGACGGTGCACTTCTTCATCGACGAGGAAGGGATCGTTCAGAACACCCTCGTCGCGGAGACCTCGGGACACTCCTCGCTCGACGAGGCGGCGCTGCGCGTGGCCAACGTGTTCAGGTTCACTCCGGCACTCAACCTGGACAAGGTGGTTCCGGTGTGGATCTCGCTTCCCATCACGTTCCAGACGCGGTAG
- a CDS encoding M66 family metalloprotease codes for MYLFQNDLTGPIPPELGRLTGLNELRLNQNGLTGPIPPELGGLADLAELTLAVNQLKGPIPPELGGLPNLEVLSLTANDLTGSIPPELGDLANLEELGLNVNGLIGPIPPELGDLMALEGLYLGDNELSGPIPSALGGLTNLTTLDLWGNQLSGPIPPELGSLAALERLFLDDNDLEGAIPPELGSLSTLELLFLQDNGLEGPIPSEFGNLAALEFLSLEGNDLSGPVPSAIGGMASLREMGLTGNSGMAGPLPAGMTALSRLDALLAGGTDLCATTDAGFQSWLGQVYKRRIAPCSAGDPPMAYLTQAVQSREFPVPLVAGEKALLRVFPTASRSGGVGLPDVRARFYQNGRETHVAEMRGASAPIPTEIDESSLDKSVNAEIPGRVIQPGLEMVIEVDPGGALDSSLGVARRIPETGRLAVDVGAMPVFDLTLVPFIWTETGDESIVSLVREIAASPDTHELLADTRTLLPVHDIEVTAHEPVLSSSNDGRDLFRKTRAIRAMEGGSGHYMGMMARPRTGPSGIARLPGRSSFAGAGSFVIAHELGHNLNLQHAPCGGAGGPDPSFPYSDGSIGAWGYDFRDGGQLVPPSATDLMAYCGDKWISDYSFTNALRFRLSDADSVGLPSPPMDAPPTKVLLLWGGVNADTVPFLEPAFVVGAPPVLPEARGEYRLSGRSADGRELFAVSFEMPVVADAEGEESSFVFALPVQAGWDALASIALSGPRGSVTIDQSTDRPMAILRDPRTGQVRGFLSDPPAANQVASDAAAGAAGPGLDVLFSRGIPDVGAWRR; via the coding sequence ATGTATCTCTTCCAGAACGACCTGACTGGTCCGATTCCGCCGGAGTTGGGCCGACTTACCGGTCTGAACGAGCTTCGGCTGAACCAAAACGGCCTGACCGGCCCGATCCCGCCGGAGCTCGGTGGTCTCGCCGACCTTGCCGAGCTCACTCTCGCGGTGAACCAGCTCAAGGGCCCGATTCCACCAGAACTCGGTGGCCTGCCCAATCTGGAGGTGCTTTCGCTGACCGCGAACGACCTGACCGGCTCGATCCCGCCGGAACTCGGTGACCTCGCCAACCTGGAGGAGCTTGGCCTGAACGTGAACGGCCTGATCGGCCCGATTCCGCCGGAACTGGGCGATCTCATGGCACTCGAAGGACTATACCTGGGCGACAACGAACTGTCGGGTCCGATTCCGTCCGCACTGGGTGGCCTCACCAACCTGACGACGCTCGATCTGTGGGGAAACCAACTCAGCGGCCCGATCCCGCCCGAACTCGGCAGCCTCGCGGCCCTGGAACGGCTGTTTCTCGACGACAATGACCTCGAAGGTGCCATTCCACCCGAACTCGGCAGCTTGTCGACCCTGGAACTCCTGTTTCTGCAAGACAACGGCCTCGAGGGTCCCATCCCGTCCGAGTTCGGCAACCTCGCGGCCCTGGAGTTCCTGTCACTGGAGGGCAACGATCTGTCCGGCCCGGTGCCATCCGCGATCGGCGGAATGGCGAGCCTCCGGGAGATGGGCCTCACAGGCAACTCCGGCATGGCGGGCCCCCTTCCCGCCGGCATGACCGCGCTGTCCCGGCTCGACGCGCTGCTGGCTGGAGGCACCGATCTGTGCGCAACCACGGATGCGGGCTTCCAATCGTGGCTCGGACAGGTTTACAAGCGCAGGATCGCTCCGTGCAGCGCGGGGGATCCACCGATGGCCTACCTGACGCAGGCCGTGCAGTCGCGGGAGTTCCCGGTCCCCCTGGTGGCGGGTGAGAAGGCGTTGCTCCGCGTGTTTCCGACGGCCAGCCGCAGCGGTGGCGTGGGTCTTCCAGACGTTCGCGCCCGATTCTACCAGAACGGCCGCGAGACGCATGTGGCCGAAATGCGCGGCGCATCCGCGCCCATCCCGACCGAGATCGACGAGAGCAGCCTGGACAAGTCGGTCAACGCCGAGATACCCGGACGCGTGATTCAGCCGGGGCTTGAGATGGTGATCGAGGTTGACCCGGGAGGGGCGCTGGACTCGTCGCTGGGGGTAGCGAGGCGGATCCCCGAGACGGGCCGTCTGGCCGTGGATGTAGGGGCGATGCCGGTCTTCGATCTGACACTGGTCCCGTTCATCTGGACCGAAACGGGCGACGAGTCGATCGTGAGTCTCGTCAGGGAGATCGCCGCCAGTCCCGACACACACGAGTTGCTCGCGGACACCCGCACGCTCCTGCCGGTCCACGATATCGAGGTAACGGCCCACGAACCGGTCTTGAGTTCGAGCAACGACGGTCGGGACCTGTTTAGAAAGACCAGGGCCATCCGCGCCATGGAAGGGGGCAGCGGCCACTACATGGGGATGATGGCGCGGCCGAGGACCGGGCCCTCCGGAATCGCGAGACTGCCCGGACGGTCGAGCTTCGCGGGCGCCGGCTCGTTCGTCATCGCCCACGAGCTTGGTCACAACCTGAATCTCCAACACGCGCCGTGCGGAGGGGCGGGAGGACCGGATCCTTCGTTCCCGTACTCCGACGGGTCTATCGGTGCGTGGGGCTACGACTTCCGCGATGGCGGCCAGCTTGTGCCGCCCTCCGCGACGGACCTGATGGCCTATTGCGGTGACAAGTGGATCAGCGACTACTCGTTCACCAACGCGCTGCGGTTCCGCCTGAGCGATGCGGACAGCGTGGGATTGCCGTCGCCGCCGATGGACGCCCCACCGACGAAGGTACTGCTGCTGTGGGGTGGCGTTAACGCCGACACCGTGCCCTTCCTCGAACCGGCGTTCGTGGTCGGCGCCCCACCTGTCTTGCCCGAGGCCCGTGGAGAGTACCGTCTTTCAGGACGGTCCGCGGATGGCCGCGAGCTGTTCGCCGTCAGCTTCGAGATGCCGGTCGTCGCCGACGCCGAGGGCGAGGAGAGCAGCTTCGTGTTCGCCCTGCCGGTCCAGGCAGGCTGGGACGCCCTGGCGAGCATCGCGCTCTCCGGGCCCCGAGGCTCGGTCACGATCGACCAGAGCACGGATCGCCCGATGGCCATCCTTCGCGATCCCCGAACCGGGCAGGTGCGCGGATTCCTGAGCGACCCGCCGGCCGCAAACCAGGTCGCGAGCGACGCGGCCGCGGGAGCCGCCGGACCGGGTCTGGACGTGCTGTTCAGCCGGGGGATCCCCGATGTGGGTGCTTGGCGGCGGTAG